In the genome of Gloeotrichia echinulata CP02, one region contains:
- a CDS encoding ATP-binding protein — protein MTNNSIQRQQTNTNCLKSPRLIDETLGDFPESLPLSEEYLLLGFSPSLCPLKKQWRNNGLSADFFADYLTGFFVGDKADLQGAKHSEIKSAISYIANELLENAIKFNDSSCSHPISIQLRMYADKLTFLVTNSIKLDAAEKYKAFIQQVLTRDPGEMLLRRLVKNAEEDHLESPGIGILCMMNDYLVTIGWKFTKIHGNSEIVVTVTTMVQLII, from the coding sequence ATGACAAATAACAGTATACAAAGACAACAGACAAATACAAATTGCCTAAAATCTCCCCGACTTATAGACGAAACATTGGGCGATTTTCCTGAAAGCTTACCCCTCAGTGAGGAATACCTGCTTTTGGGATTTTCACCTAGCTTGTGTCCCTTGAAAAAACAGTGGCGCAATAACGGCTTGTCAGCAGATTTCTTCGCAGACTACTTGACGGGGTTCTTTGTGGGAGATAAAGCTGATTTGCAGGGGGCTAAACACTCAGAAATAAAAAGTGCCATTAGCTACATCGCCAATGAGTTGCTAGAGAATGCCATAAAATTTAACGATAGCAGCTGCTCACACCCTATTAGTATCCAACTGCGAATGTATGCAGATAAATTAACATTTCTCGTCACTAACAGCATCAAACTAGATGCCGCAGAAAAATACAAGGCCTTTATTCAGCAAGTCCTCACCCGTGATCCCGGTGAAATGCTGCTGCGTCGGTTAGTCAAAAATGCCGAAGAGGATCACCTCGAAAGTCCTGGAATCGGTATCCTCTGTATGATGAATGATTATCTTGTCACAATCGGTTGGAAGTTCACAAAAATCCACGGAAATTCAGAAATCGTCGTCACTGTAACTACAATGGTGCAGCTGATCATTTAA
- a CDS encoding histidine kinase — MYIEQQLLQKLDLELEALRLQIEQSNQVIAALKQEKVDLEILLEATTEHATAIESDLQKAEQELRRALEQERELSRRIEKLATLEERHRIARDIHDSLGHLLVGLNVQTETALALWKDNPERAYKCLTKAKQLGSQALEATRQSVYDMRDDQMQGQLLEDAIATLAQDFYRTTGIKPTCEICSSSGLSQRVSIRHLRKRI, encoded by the coding sequence ATGTATATTGAGCAACAATTATTACAAAAACTAGATTTAGAACTGGAAGCACTGAGGTTACAGATAGAACAAAGTAACCAGGTCATAGCAGCTTTAAAGCAGGAAAAAGTAGACTTAGAAATCTTGCTCGAAGCTACAACCGAACACGCTACAGCGATAGAATCCGATCTGCAAAAAGCAGAGCAGGAACTTCGCCGTGCTTTGGAACAAGAACGGGAACTAAGCCGACGCATTGAAAAATTAGCCACTTTAGAGGAACGCCATCGCATTGCTCGTGATATTCATGATTCCCTAGGTCATCTTCTTGTGGGACTGAATGTGCAAACAGAGACAGCTTTGGCACTGTGGAAAGACAATCCAGAAAGAGCCTATAAATGTTTGACTAAAGCCAAACAACTGGGTTCCCAAGCTCTAGAAGCAACGCGCCAATCAGTCTATGATATGCGAGATGATCAGATGCAGGGTCAATTGTTAGAAGATGCGATCGCTACCCTGGCTCAAGATTTTTATCGCACAACTGGCATCAAACCCACCTGCGAGATTTGTTCCTCCAGTGGTCTGTCCCAGCGAGTCAGCATTAGACATCTCCGAAAAAGAATATAA
- a CDS encoding ATP-binding protein: MLYRIVQEGLTNICKHANATAVTIQIQPTDMGLSLIIQDNGSGFQVNANRFGFGIQGMRERITSLDGYLEIISEPGAGCCIRASLPLEIKNLA, encoded by the coding sequence GTGCTATATCGAATTGTACAAGAGGGATTGACAAATATTTGCAAACATGCAAATGCCACTGCTGTCACAATTCAAATCCAGCCCACAGACATGGGTTTATCCCTCATTATACAAGACAACGGTAGTGGCTTTCAAGTTAATGCTAATCGCTTTGGTTTTGGTATCCAGGGGATGCGAGAACGAATCACAAGTTTAGACGGGTATTTGGAAATCATCAGTGAACCAGGTGCTGGTTGCTGCATTAGAGCGTCTTTACCACTAGAAATTAAAAATTTAGCGTGA
- a CDS encoding DUF4336 domain-containing protein, translated as MSHDEGAVNAEQFHPRDFSWSFWFTLPLYPYGKRRTIRKEVFKDTIWTFDQLQGVFYVVVPIRMTVVKLEGGGLFVYAPVAPTPECIRLVNELVAEHGDVKYIILPTISGLEHKVFVGPFARCFPNAQVFVAPNQWSFPLNLPLSWLGLPAKRTQILPEQSSKAPFAEEFDYAILDTIDLGPGKFAEVAFLHKRSHTLLVTDSVVSVPEDPPAIIQLDPYPLLFHAKDKASDIIADNQANRRKGWQRISLFALYFSPSLLEIPAWSDVFRNAFKAPERSTKAYFGLYPFKWQDNWQWSFDAVRGNGRLFVAPILQTLILNRAPTETINWADKVASWDFQWIIPCHFDAPIKAEPHQFRQGFSFLEKRPAVSAGLFESTSYPLPEDDFKLLRQIDQTLKNTGIVPPAKEKV; from the coding sequence GTGAGTCATGATGAAGGCGCAGTCAACGCAGAACAGTTTCATCCCAGGGACTTTTCATGGTCATTCTGGTTCACTTTGCCACTTTACCCTTATGGCAAGCGACGAACAATCCGCAAAGAAGTATTTAAAGACACAATCTGGACTTTTGACCAGTTGCAGGGAGTTTTCTACGTTGTTGTGCCGATTCGGATGACAGTCGTTAAGCTAGAGGGCGGTGGACTATTCGTTTATGCGCCCGTTGCACCTACGCCAGAGTGTATCCGCCTTGTCAATGAATTGGTGGCAGAACATGGCGATGTTAAGTACATTATTTTACCAACTATCTCAGGACTCGAACACAAGGTGTTTGTCGGTCCATTTGCCAGATGTTTTCCTAATGCACAGGTGTTTGTTGCCCCGAATCAATGGAGTTTCCCACTTAATTTACCATTAAGTTGGCTGGGTTTACCTGCTAAACGCACTCAGATACTTCCAGAACAGAGTAGCAAAGCACCCTTTGCTGAGGAGTTTGATTACGCCATCTTAGATACCATTGACCTTGGCCCTGGTAAATTTGCGGAAGTGGCATTTTTGCACAAGCGATCGCACACTTTATTAGTAACAGACTCCGTGGTTTCTGTACCAGAAGATCCGCCGGCGATCATTCAATTAGATCCATATCCTTTACTATTCCACGCCAAAGACAAAGCCTCTGATATCATTGCAGACAATCAAGCAAACCGCCGTAAAGGATGGCAACGCATTTCCCTATTTGCCTTGTATTTCAGCCCCAGCCTGCTAGAAATCCCCGCCTGGAGTGATGTGTTTCGTAATGCCTTCAAAGCTCCAGAACGCTCAACTAAAGCCTATTTTGGATTATATCCTTTCAAATGGCAAGACAATTGGCAATGGTCATTTGATGCAGTAAGAGGAAATGGGCGGTTGTTTGTCGCACCGATTTTACAGACTCTCATTCTCAATCGCGCACCCACCGAAACCATCAACTGGGCTGATAAAGTGGCTAGTTGGGACTTTCAATGGATCATTCCCTGTCATTTTGACGCACCAATTAAAGCCGAACCCCATCAATTTCGCCAAGGATTTTCTTTTTTAGAAAAGCGGCCTGCTGTCAGTGCGGGTTTGTTCGAGAGTACTAGCTATCCTTTACCAGAAGACGATTTTAAACTACTTAGGCAAATCGATCAAACGTTAAAAAACACTGGAATTGTCCCACCTGCGAAGGAAAAGGTGTAA
- a CDS encoding NAD-dependent epimerase/dehydratase family protein gives MAKIIVTGAAGFIGSHLTEALLQAGEEVIGIDEFNDYYDPICKRKNIANFQLSPKFTLIEGDIQVLDWQILLKDVDVVYHQAAQAGVRTSWGQGFRTYTERNINATQILLEAAKNAQGLKRLIFASSSSIYGDAETLPTQEGICPQPVSPYGITKLAAERLCAIYHKNFGVPFVSLRYFTVYGPRQRPDMAFHKFFKAILQDEAIPVYGDGQQTRDFTFVSDVVAANLAAANVPAVVGEIFNIGGGSRVVLKDILDIMEEIVGQPIKRNHIEKAMGDARHTAADVSKARKILGYQPQVSLREGLTQEWDWVKGLY, from the coding sequence ATGGCTAAAATTATCGTCACTGGCGCCGCAGGATTTATTGGTTCGCATCTTACAGAGGCTTTGCTGCAAGCAGGAGAAGAAGTAATCGGGATTGATGAATTCAATGATTACTATGATCCTATTTGCAAGCGCAAAAATATTGCCAACTTCCAGTTGTCGCCGAAATTTACCTTAATTGAAGGAGATATTCAGGTTTTAGATTGGCAAATACTGCTCAAAGATGTTGATGTTGTTTACCATCAAGCAGCACAAGCGGGGGTAAGGACTAGTTGGGGTCAAGGGTTCCGTACGTACACGGAACGAAACATTAATGCCACTCAAATTTTATTGGAAGCAGCAAAGAATGCTCAAGGCTTGAAAAGGTTAATATTTGCCTCATCCTCTAGTATATATGGTGACGCCGAAACTTTACCAACCCAGGAGGGCATTTGTCCCCAACCTGTTTCCCCTTACGGTATCACTAAGCTAGCGGCTGAAAGATTATGTGCTATATATCACAAAAACTTTGGCGTACCTTTTGTTTCCTTGCGCTATTTCACAGTTTATGGACCTAGACAGCGGCCAGATATGGCGTTTCATAAGTTTTTCAAAGCTATTTTGCAGGATGAAGCGATTCCCGTTTATGGCGACGGTCAGCAAACACGGGACTTTACCTTTGTAAGTGATGTGGTAGCAGCGAATTTAGCCGCTGCTAATGTACCCGCAGTTGTTGGTGAAATCTTCAACATTGGCGGTGGTAGTAGAGTGGTTTTAAAAGATATTTTGGACATAATGGAAGAAATTGTGGGTCAACCCATTAAAAGAAATCATATTGAAAAAGCGATGGGAGATGCGCGTCACACCGCTGCTGATGTATCTAAGGCGCGGAAAATTTTGGGTTATCAGCCGCAAGTGTCTTTGAGAGAGGGGTTAACCCAGGAATGGGACTGGGTCAAGGGGTTGTATTAA
- a CDS encoding vanadium-dependent haloperoxidase: protein MPSDPNSHEITPEKQPREANGGSKRFFLGRGSRRSFLGSAGLFTAASVVTGVFGSTISFKQEGEFVQAQDVVGKFKFDYAKFREKAYQVRVAAAKANRDIPIPPHPTNGDEAKYANKIATDTRGLPHNQLGEVDLKAYQSFINALNSGDPDEYEKIILGGGRKLVQPLTPLAISLNGVNTTQLAIPVPPTLDSAEQAAEFIEIAWQGLLQDVPFSDYRNDTTNPLVLAAVKDLNRLSGFKGPKQNGKITPELLFRGTAIYVDAAGRTAYYTLPGADIGPYVSQFLLRPIPAGTLSYPQLHRVPLAIPENAFQTTYDEWLLVQNGGSSGRTIKFDSTRRYFINGRDQGEIAHTPPPVYTNAAAILSASPVRDNPLAGGVGAPFNPSNPYNKSKTQSGGTGTFGSGYATALIGWVTPHAIRAAYWHKYYVHRRLRSEAFGGLVHNNKVNKTNYPIHADLFKSEALDRIYSKYQSYLLPQFFPEGSPTHSSYPGGASVSAGASVTILKALFDGSYVIPNPVIPDPNDPTKLIPYQGTPLTVEGELNKLAANIGLGRNSAGIHWRTDAAASLALGEAIAISILRDEKLTFREKFEGFTFTKFNGTKVTI from the coding sequence ATGCCATCAGACCCCAATTCTCATGAGATCACACCAGAAAAGCAACCCCGTGAAGCTAATGGGGGTAGCAAACGCTTCTTTCTCGGTCGCGGTAGTAGACGCTCATTTCTGGGGAGCGCCGGTCTGTTTACAGCCGCTAGCGTTGTCACAGGAGTTTTCGGTTCAACTATCTCTTTCAAACAAGAAGGAGAATTTGTCCAAGCTCAGGATGTAGTTGGTAAGTTTAAGTTTGACTATGCTAAGTTCCGCGAAAAAGCCTATCAAGTGCGCGTAGCAGCAGCAAAGGCTAATCGCGATATTCCCATTCCACCCCATCCCACCAACGGTGATGAGGCGAAATACGCCAACAAAATTGCCACGGATACACGAGGATTACCCCATAACCAATTGGGCGAAGTCGATCTCAAGGCTTATCAATCTTTTATTAATGCGCTGAACTCCGGTGATCCCGACGAGTACGAAAAGATCATTTTGGGTGGCGGACGGAAGCTAGTACAACCACTGACTCCATTAGCGATTAGTTTGAATGGGGTGAATACAACCCAATTGGCGATTCCAGTACCGCCCACCCTCGACAGTGCGGAGCAAGCAGCTGAATTCATCGAAATTGCTTGGCAAGGGTTGTTACAGGACGTTCCATTTAGCGACTACCGTAACGACACCACCAACCCACTGGTTTTAGCAGCAGTTAAGGATCTCAATCGTTTATCGGGCTTTAAGGGTCCCAAACAAAACGGAAAGATTACTCCCGAACTGCTATTTCGCGGCACAGCGATTTATGTCGATGCTGCCGGTAGAACGGCTTACTACACACTACCAGGGGCAGATATAGGTCCTTACGTATCTCAGTTTTTACTGCGCCCAATACCCGCAGGAACACTGAGCTATCCTCAACTGCACCGCGTTCCTCTGGCTATACCAGAAAATGCTTTCCAAACCACCTATGATGAGTGGTTGTTAGTCCAAAATGGCGGCTCTTCTGGTCGGACGATTAAGTTTGACTCAACCCGGCGCTATTTTATCAACGGACGTGATCAGGGTGAGATTGCCCATACCCCACCACCAGTCTATACAAATGCTGCGGCGATTCTGTCGGCCAGTCCAGTACGTGACAACCCCCTAGCTGGTGGCGTTGGCGCACCTTTCAATCCCAGTAATCCCTACAACAAGTCGAAGACCCAATCGGGTGGTACTGGGACATTTGGATCTGGGTATGCGACTGCGCTGATTGGCTGGGTTACTCCCCATGCAATCAGAGCAGCTTATTGGCACAAGTATTATGTTCACCGCCGTCTGCGCTCAGAGGCTTTTGGTGGATTGGTTCACAACAACAAGGTGAATAAAACCAACTATCCAATTCACGCCGATCTCTTCAAGTCAGAAGCATTAGATCGCATCTACAGCAAATACCAATCCTATTTGCTACCGCAATTCTTCCCAGAAGGTTCGCCTACACACTCTTCTTATCCCGGTGGTGCTTCGGTAAGTGCAGGAGCCAGTGTGACGATTTTGAAGGCGTTATTTGACGGTAGTTATGTGATTCCCAATCCGGTGATCCCCGATCCCAACGATCCTACCAAGTTGATTCCTTACCAGGGGACACCCCTAACTGTAGAGGGTGAGTTGAACAAACTGGCTGCCAATATTGGTTTAGGTCGTAACAGTGCAGGGATTCACTGGCGCACAGATGCAGCAGCGTCCTTGGCTCTTGGTGAAGCGATCGCCATCAGCATTCTCAGAGATGAGAAGCTAACCTTCCGCGAAAAATTTGAGGGTTTCACATTCACCAAATTTAATGGCACAAAAGTCACAATTTAA
- a CDS encoding transposase family protein: protein MTQLLNLPEVLVESSLQEGQVLILSVGKKAKSASCPHCGQNSRHLHQNQKCLVKDLPMGDFEVILNVNRRRFKCKKCRKTFNEKLDFLGARKRYTYRYAEYIIKQVINSNVSNVARNNGLTNE from the coding sequence ATGACTCAACTCCTAAATTTGCCTGAAGTATTAGTAGAATCAAGCCTACAAGAGGGTCAAGTCCTAATTCTATCAGTAGGTAAAAAAGCGAAAAGTGCATCGTGCCCACACTGTGGTCAAAACTCAAGACATTTACATCAAAATCAAAAATGTTTAGTGAAAGATTTACCGATGGGGGATTTTGAAGTAATACTGAATGTCAATAGACGAAGATTCAAGTGTAAAAAATGCCGAAAAACATTTAATGAAAAGCTAGATTTTCTAGGAGCAAGAAAGAGGTATACATACCGATATGCGGAATATATTATCAAACAAGTGATTAATAGTAATGTAAGTAATGTGGCAAGAAATAATGGACTAACTAATGAATAA
- a CDS encoding glycosyltransferase, giving the protein MNPIGSIGGAEKVLLTIFATLLTTQPKIQIHLIVGTDGLLIQQSQKLGVQVTLLKLPEKFNQLGDSSFKGSSKRISGLILLLQLIQILPSLSKYFYDFHQLLHKINPDLIHSNGIKTHLITAFAGVKDKPVIWHIHDFYGSRPLMAKILKLMSFRATQGIAISQAVAQDAKATLPDLPIEVIYNAVDINYFSPSVSTSSSSSLPLRIGLVATFARWKGQDIFLEAANQSICTNTSYLPRFTTRQSQWRMDTKPAATNCSVEYR; this is encoded by the coding sequence GTGAATCCTATCGGATCAATTGGCGGCGCTGAAAAAGTATTGCTGACTATCTTCGCTACACTCTTAACTACACAACCAAAAATTCAAATACACCTAATTGTAGGCACAGATGGTCTATTGATACAGCAGTCTCAAAAATTGGGAGTACAGGTAACATTATTAAAATTGCCAGAAAAATTTAACCAATTAGGTGATAGTTCCTTTAAAGGTAGCAGTAAACGCATAAGCGGATTAATATTACTATTACAATTAATACAAATATTGCCCAGTCTAAGTAAATATTTTTATGATTTTCACCAATTACTGCACAAAATTAACCCAGATTTAATTCACTCTAATGGCATTAAAACTCATTTAATAACTGCATTTGCAGGAGTCAAGGATAAACCTGTTATTTGGCACATCCATGATTTTTACGGCTCACGACCATTAATGGCTAAAATTTTAAAATTAATGAGCTTCCGCGCCACACAGGGAATTGCTATTTCTCAAGCTGTAGCGCAAGATGCTAAAGCCACTCTACCTGATTTACCAATAGAAGTAATTTACAATGCCGTAGACATAAATTACTTCTCCCCATCTGTTTCTACTTCCTCATCTTCTAGTCTTCCCCTGCGAATTGGACTAGTAGCTACATTTGCACGTTGGAAAGGACAGGACATTTTTCTGGAAGCAGCAAATCAAAGTATTTGCACGAATACGAGCTATTTACCCAGATTTACGACTCGTCAAAGTCAGTGGCGAATGGACACCAAGCCAGCAGCAACAAATTGCTCAGTTGAATATCGGTGA
- a CDS encoding glycosyltransferase, translated as MYPDLRLVKVSGEWTPSQQQQIAQLNIGESIIYLQGLQRSTIAALYRQASAVLLTSEAEGFGLPVIEALACGAILVVSDIPVLHEVGGQGVLYCPTEDVSAWVKTLEQVLVNPNIAPAINLRLAEAEKYSWSHHTQIIAQSYLQLF; from the coding sequence ATTTACCCAGATTTACGACTCGTCAAAGTCAGTGGCGAATGGACACCAAGCCAGCAGCAACAAATTGCTCAGTTGAATATCGGTGAATCAATAATTTATTTACAAGGTTTACAACGTTCAACCATAGCAGCACTTTACCGACAAGCATCAGCAGTATTATTAACAAGTGAAGCTGAGGGATTTGGATTACCTGTGATTGAGGCTTTAGCCTGTGGAGCAATTCTAGTTGTCAGCGATATTCCTGTTCTGCATGAGGTGGGTGGACAAGGAGTATTGTATTGTCCGACTGAAGATGTATCAGCTTGGGTAAAGACACTAGAGCAAGTATTAGTAAATCCAAATATTGCTCCTGCTATCAATTTACGCCTAGCTGAAGCCGAGAAATATTCTTGGTCTCATCATACCCAGATTATTGCTCAATCTTATTTACAGCTATTTTAA
- a CDS encoding transposase: MKPYSVDLREKIVNAYQLGNISVRKLAVNFGVGKAFVQKMLRQYKEKGHVNPGKQGTRKKAVLADSAAQLVALVKKYPDATLSEYCEYWLLTEGQLVSSSMMCRELQKLNLTRKKKRFAAVRQLPIEFNCSGVNTERKSEI; the protein is encoded by the coding sequence ATGAAACCATATTCCGTCGATCTGAGAGAAAAAATAGTCAATGCTTATCAGTTAGGAAATATTTCAGTTAGAAAGTTAGCTGTAAACTTTGGTGTTGGTAAAGCTTTTGTACAAAAAATGTTGAGACAGTATAAAGAGAAAGGACATGTTAATCCTGGTAAGCAAGGGACAAGAAAAAAAGCGGTATTAGCAGATTCTGCGGCTCAACTTGTTGCATTGGTAAAAAAGTATCCAGATGCAACTCTCTCTGAATATTGTGAATATTGGCTCTTAACTGAGGGGCAACTAGTGAGTTCCAGCATGATGTGTAGAGAATTGCAAAAATTAAATCTAACTCGTAAAAAAAAACGGTTCGCAGCAGTCAGGCAGCTACCGATAGAGTTCAATTGCTCAGGTGTGAATACAGAGAGAAAGTCAGAGATATAG
- a CDS encoding IS630 family transposase, producing MLRCEYREKVRDIEPKNLVFLDEAGLLLGLMRPKARSEKGSRVYDVKPFYRGKKVTIIGAISMDKVLAVMTLDGSMDSNAFRVFIEKLLVPQLWKGAVVIMDNLFAHKIDEITPIIESVGASVINLSSYSPDFNPIEHWWSQLKAFIKTFSPKTTQMVDVLIAIALNLINPMHLRNWFANCCYCTS from the coding sequence TTGCTCAGGTGTGAATACAGAGAGAAAGTCAGAGATATAGAGCCGAAAAATCTGGTTTTTTTGGATGAAGCAGGCTTACTGCTTGGGTTAATGCGTCCAAAAGCTCGTAGTGAAAAAGGAAGTAGAGTATATGATGTAAAACCATTTTATCGAGGTAAAAAAGTCACTATTATCGGCGCAATCAGTATGGATAAAGTATTGGCTGTGATGACACTAGATGGTTCAATGGATAGTAATGCTTTTCGCGTGTTTATAGAAAAGTTGTTAGTGCCTCAATTATGGAAAGGTGCAGTTGTCATAATGGATAACCTATTTGCCCATAAGATCGATGAAATTACGCCCATAATTGAATCTGTTGGTGCCAGTGTCATCAATCTATCTTCTTATTCACCAGATTTTAATCCCATTGAACATTGGTGGTCACAGCTTAAAGCTTTTATCAAAACATTTTCTCCAAAAACTACTCAAATGGTAGATGTATTGATTGCAATTGCTTTAAATCTAATCAATCCTATGCATCTGCGAAATTGGTTTGCTAACTGCTGCTACTGTACTTCATGA
- a CDS encoding beta-ketoacyl-ACP synthase III, with protein MQSAYINSIGKFLPGEPISNEQMEDYLGKIGGRPSKVRHRILQSNGIKQRYYALDQQQNTTYLNSQMAAAAVRDTLSRVNLESTAVDLLACSTSWSDLLIPGFASMVHGELPELPPLEIISTQGVCCAGVAALNYAASQVQLGKKQVAVAVASELASRLFKHTQFEAESRWKNGEKIPFDTEFLRWMLSDGAGSLLIQNQPRTDGISLKIEWIELVSHANAYPLCMYAGTSDETGQKSWMDYPSYADASAAGAINLRQNIRRLDDVIKLGVSGWLKLIAAGRVNPKEIDWLLCHYSSHFFRGKIVDLLEKADCMIPEEKWFTNLYSRGNTGCASIYLMLEELFHSGKLIAGQKIFCFVPESGRFTTAYIMLSVVEASTVKATNSENIPTASIGFPLNSIQAEQPNSVAADLLRELALVWLEFERHLRSVPIIRKLHRGEFTLEDYKALLRNLRPQVVEGARWIARAASNMIDFRLRSTFIGHAQDEHRDYQMLERNYVSVGGALAEIVEAQKNIGSEALSAFIFHQASRENPIDLIGSIFIIEGLGNQLALQWASLIKQTLHLLPEQVSFLAYHGANDESHIAKLESIINADWMNAEIAQKIVKTAKVTARLYQLQLEEIQ; from the coding sequence ATGCAAAGTGCTTATATCAACAGCATTGGTAAATTTTTGCCTGGTGAACCGATTAGTAATGAGCAGATGGAAGATTACCTAGGCAAAATTGGTGGACGCCCCTCCAAAGTTAGACATCGTATCCTCCAAAGCAATGGCATTAAACAACGCTACTATGCCCTAGATCAACAGCAAAACACTACCTATCTCAATAGCCAGATGGCAGCAGCAGCTGTCCGTGATACCCTATCACGGGTGAATTTAGAATCCACGGCTGTTGATTTACTAGCTTGTAGTACCAGTTGGTCTGATTTATTGATACCTGGATTTGCCAGTATGGTACATGGCGAATTACCAGAGTTACCCCCTCTAGAAATTATTTCTACCCAGGGTGTCTGTTGTGCGGGCGTGGCGGCGTTAAACTATGCAGCATCTCAAGTACAACTAGGGAAGAAACAGGTTGCAGTTGCGGTTGCTTCCGAATTAGCATCTCGTCTATTTAAACACACTCAATTTGAAGCTGAATCGAGATGGAAAAATGGAGAAAAAATACCTTTTGATACAGAATTTTTGCGCTGGATGCTTTCGGATGGTGCTGGTTCGTTATTAATTCAAAATCAACCGAGAACGGATGGTATTAGCTTAAAAATTGAATGGATTGAATTGGTTTCCCATGCTAACGCCTATCCCCTGTGTATGTATGCTGGCACATCAGATGAAACTGGTCAAAAAAGTTGGATGGATTATCCATCATATGCTGATGCAAGTGCCGCTGGAGCCATCAATTTGCGGCAAAATATTCGGCGACTAGATGATGTAATTAAATTGGGAGTATCAGGTTGGTTAAAGTTGATTGCAGCGGGGAGAGTTAACCCAAAAGAAATTGACTGGCTTTTGTGTCACTACTCCTCTCACTTTTTCCGAGGTAAAATCGTTGATTTGTTGGAAAAAGCTGATTGCATGATTCCGGAAGAAAAGTGGTTTACTAATCTCTATAGCCGAGGCAATACAGGCTGTGCTTCAATTTACTTGATGCTGGAAGAGTTATTTCATTCTGGTAAGTTGATTGCAGGTCAAAAAATTTTCTGTTTTGTACCAGAAAGTGGACGGTTCACTACAGCTTACATCATGCTCAGTGTGGTAGAAGCATCAACTGTCAAAGCAACTAACTCAGAAAATATTCCTACAGCATCTATTGGTTTTCCGCTTAACAGCATCCAAGCCGAACAACCAAACTCTGTAGCAGCTGATTTACTGCGAGAATTGGCGCTAGTCTGGCTGGAATTTGAGCGCCATCTGCGTTCTGTACCGATTATCCGCAAACTGCATCGGGGGGAATTTACCCTTGAAGATTACAAGGCTTTGTTGAGAAATCTCCGGCCTCAAGTTGTGGAGGGAGCGCGTTGGATTGCTCGTGCTGCATCGAATATGATAGATTTTCGGTTGCGTTCCACCTTCATTGGTCATGCACAGGATGAGCATCGCGACTATCAGATGCTAGAACGCAACTATGTCTCAGTTGGGGGCGCGTTAGCAGAAATTGTTGAGGCGCAAAAGAATATTGGCTCGGAAGCGCTGTCAGCATTTATTTTCCATCAGGCGTCACGGGAAAACCCAATAGACCTAATCGGTAGTATATTTATTATTGAAGGTTTGGGAAATCAACTGGCTTTACAGTGGGCGTCCTTAATTAAACAAACTTTGCATTTGCTCCCGGAGCAAGTTTCCTTTTTGGCTTATCACGGTGCTAATGATGAGTCCCATATTGCCAAACTAGAGTCGATTATTAACGCTGACTGGATGAATGCGGAAATTGCCCAGAAAATTGTGAAAACAGCGAAAGTAACTGCTCGTTTGTACCAATTACAGTTAGAGGAAATTCAGTAA